The Blautia hydrogenotrophica DSM 10507 genome window below encodes:
- a CDS encoding iron-containing alcohol dehydrogenase, translated as MSDFQYYVPTKVYFGNGSLEKLATMDLPGKKAMICMTEGVRQYAGKIVELLEQNGVSTVIFDQVQPNPNSTGVMKAVALAQENGVDFLIGLGGGSSVDTAKAAAVVMANGGDVWEYMGGMTGKLKPVKRALPVVAISTTSGTGTEVNPFAVITKEETCEKIDLSSEAVYPAISIIDPTLQMTVPAALTACQGMDVLFHSAEGYIANCATPISNLYALESIKLVARYLPRAVKDGSDLEAREGMCLANLYAGIVESTSASTSEHAIGHSLGAMHTSTPHGMALCLVCVECFKYYARYVPQLLADMAEAVGYPKTPESFVEFLEDLLEQVGLARIDYTQWGITPERAEEYARNSYEVTQVLHDSDIHPMPLEDCVGIIERSLARAVNKEE; from the coding sequence ATGAGCGATTTTCAGTACTATGTTCCGACAAAAGTATATTTTGGAAATGGGAGTCTTGAAAAACTTGCGACTATGGATTTACCAGGGAAAAAAGCGATGATCTGTATGACAGAGGGGGTGAGGCAGTATGCGGGAAAAATTGTAGAATTGTTGGAACAAAATGGGGTGTCCACTGTGATTTTTGATCAAGTGCAGCCGAATCCGAACAGTACGGGAGTAATGAAGGCGGTAGCTTTGGCCCAGGAAAATGGAGTAGACTTTCTGATCGGCTTAGGAGGGGGCTCTAGTGTAGATACCGCGAAGGCAGCCGCAGTGGTGATGGCGAATGGTGGAGATGTATGGGAATATATGGGGGGAATGACTGGGAAATTAAAGCCGGTTAAGAGAGCATTGCCGGTGGTAGCTATTTCCACCACATCTGGGACAGGTACGGAGGTGAATCCATTCGCTGTGATTACGAAAGAAGAGACCTGTGAAAAAATAGATTTGAGTAGCGAGGCTGTCTACCCTGCAATCTCAATCATCGACCCTACTCTTCAGATGACAGTACCGGCAGCTTTGACAGCATGTCAGGGAATGGATGTGCTGTTTCATTCTGCCGAAGGCTATATTGCCAACTGTGCAACACCTATCAGTAATTTGTATGCGTTAGAGAGTATTAAGCTGGTAGCCCGATATCTTCCTAGGGCGGTAAAGGATGGCTCTGATTTAGAGGCACGGGAAGGGATGTGTCTGGCAAACCTTTATGCAGGAATTGTAGAGTCTACGTCCGCATCCACGTCAGAACATGCGATAGGCCATTCTCTGGGCGCTATGCATACTTCTACGCCTCATGGGATGGCGCTGTGCCTAGTCTGTGTAGAATGTTTCAAATACTACGCGAGGTATGTGCCACAGCTGCTTGCAGATATGGCTGAGGCGGTGGGATACCCTAAGACGCCGGAAAGCTTTGTGGAATTTTTGGAAGATCTCCTGGAACAGGTAGGGCTGGCACGTATTGACTATACACAGTGGGGAATTACACCGGAGCGTGCAGAGGAATATGCGAGGAACTCTTACGAGGTGACACAGGTTCTACATGACAGCGATATCCATCCGATGCCGCTGGAAGACTGCGTCGGAATTATTGAGAGATCTTTGGCGAGAGCGGTAAACAAGGAAGAGTAA
- a CDS encoding (2Fe-2S)-binding protein produces MRVKKHPILGTIDWKDKVKITVDGMELSAVRGEMIAAALMAHGIKVHRYTTKAHEPRGIYCGIGQCTDCVMIVNGKPNVRTCITPVEDGMVIETQEGCGRKRGECGCEEKS; encoded by the coding sequence ATGAGAGTGAAAAAACATCCTATTTTGGGGACGATAGATTGGAAGGATAAAGTGAAAATCACAGTAGATGGGATGGAATTGTCTGCGGTGCGTGGAGAGATGATTGCGGCGGCTTTGATGGCGCATGGAATTAAGGTTCACAGATATACCACAAAGGCCCATGAACCCAGGGGAATTTACTGTGGAATTGGTCAGTGTACAGATTGTGTGATGATTGTGAATGGCAAGCCAAACGTAAGGACTTGTATTACCCCTGTGGAAGATGGAATGGTCATAGAGACGCAGGAGGGCTGCGGCAGAAAAAGAGGTGAATGCGGATGCGAAGAGAAGTCGTAA
- a CDS encoding (2Fe-2S)-binding protein: MENRGILYDGYPSILEIKEANNWPSEERFRRGPVAISECVQQIPCNPCEKSCPVHAIHVGSPITNTPRIDLDLCVGCGNCVALCPGLAIFVVDKTYSEQEATVTFPFEYLPQPVVGDEIQALNRAGEFVCTGRVVRIVNKKKNDHTAVITIAIPKVHADQVRTMQREGVAEVKDPWENAKGNDKIPDEMIVCRCEEVTAGEIRRAIREHGARTVTEVKRRVRSGMGLCQGRTCSKLTMKILAEETGRMSEEISPATSRPPVRPVTFGELARGGTKDE, translated from the coding sequence GTGGAAAATCGAGGAATTTTATATGACGGCTATCCGTCTATTCTTGAGATCAAAGAGGCAAACAACTGGCCGAGTGAAGAACGATTTCGTAGAGGGCCGGTGGCAATTTCAGAGTGTGTGCAGCAGATTCCCTGCAATCCCTGCGAGAAATCCTGTCCTGTGCACGCGATTCATGTGGGGTCTCCGATCACCAACACACCGAGAATTGATCTGGATTTGTGCGTGGGATGTGGAAACTGTGTGGCATTATGTCCAGGTCTCGCGATTTTTGTGGTAGACAAGACATACAGTGAGCAGGAGGCGACGGTGACGTTTCCGTTTGAATATTTGCCTCAGCCCGTTGTAGGGGATGAGATACAGGCGCTGAACCGGGCGGGAGAATTTGTGTGTACCGGACGAGTCGTGAGAATTGTAAATAAGAAAAAAAACGATCACACAGCAGTAATCACCATTGCGATTCCGAAAGTACATGCGGACCAGGTGAGAACCATGCAAAGGGAAGGTGTGGCAGAGGTGAAAGATCCCTGGGAGAATGCGAAGGGAAATGACAAGATACCGGATGAGATGATTGTTTGCAGATGTGAGGAAGTCACTGCCGGCGAGATTCGAAGAGCAATCCGGGAGCATGGGGCGAGGACAGTCACTGAGGTGAAGAGACGCGTAAGAAGTGGAATGGGTCTTTGCCAGGGCAGAACCTGCTCAAAGCTGACAATGAAGATTTTGGCAGAGGAGACAGGTAGAATGTCTGAGGAAATTTCACCAGCTACCAGCAGACCGCCGGTTCGTCCGGTTACATTCGGCGAGCTTGCGAGAGGGGGAACAAAAGATGAGTAA
- a CDS encoding ABC transporter substrate-binding protein yields MKLKKMLSVLLVSAVLVSMMACGGETESSSDGGEKASAGGSDTITIGASLPMTGSVALNGEMILEGIQMAVDECNEAGGIDGKEVVIDAQDDQAEPNQAASVANMMSADEKIVAIIGSLKSSCTLAAAPIYEEAGVVALSPDSSSPEVTNAGEYIFRIKNSDVVLAQTMAKGAISDGHTKFAILYENNDYGAGVLEQSQIAIEEAGCEIVCTESILTGEQTDFSSIISKIRESGADAILMGVDYNESGLVMKQMKDAGLDLPRYATDGLFTDAFIEVGGEAADGTTVLTSFITSDQSENVQNFIKKYQEKYDGEMPSIFQAEGYDCGKIVIEAIENAGTDRKAIRDYMATMSYQGVTGDCTFDENGDVNIPLKRCIVEEGEFVLLEE; encoded by the coding sequence ATGAAGTTAAAGAAAATGTTAAGTGTACTGTTGGTCTCGGCTGTTTTAGTAAGTATGATGGCATGTGGGGGAGAGACTGAGAGTTCTTCCGATGGGGGAGAGAAGGCATCTGCAGGCGGCAGTGATACGATCACCATCGGTGCGAGCCTTCCTATGACAGGCTCTGTGGCTTTGAACGGAGAAATGATATTGGAAGGGATTCAGATGGCTGTGGATGAGTGCAATGAGGCTGGGGGAATTGATGGAAAAGAAGTAGTCATTGATGCCCAGGATGACCAGGCGGAGCCTAATCAGGCTGCCAGTGTGGCAAATATGATGAGTGCGGATGAGAAGATTGTAGCTATCATAGGAAGTCTGAAGAGCTCCTGTACCCTTGCAGCGGCCCCTATCTACGAGGAAGCGGGAGTAGTAGCTCTATCACCAGACTCCTCCTCACCAGAAGTGACGAATGCAGGAGAATATATTTTCAGAATCAAAAATTCTGATGTGGTTTTAGCTCAGACAATGGCGAAAGGTGCAATCTCGGACGGGCACACGAAATTTGCTATTTTGTATGAGAATAATGATTACGGGGCAGGAGTATTGGAGCAATCTCAGATTGCCATAGAAGAGGCAGGCTGTGAGATTGTGTGTACGGAGTCGATTTTGACAGGAGAGCAGACAGACTTTAGTTCTATTATCTCTAAGATTAGAGAATCTGGGGCAGATGCGATTTTAATGGGCGTAGATTACAACGAGTCCGGTTTGGTTATGAAACAGATGAAAGATGCAGGACTTGATTTACCAAGATATGCGACGGACGGGCTGTTTACAGATGCTTTCATCGAAGTAGGTGGCGAGGCGGCAGACGGAACCACGGTTTTGACCTCTTTTATCACATCAGACCAAAGTGAAAATGTGCAGAATTTTATCAAAAAATATCAGGAAAAATATGACGGCGAGATGCCTTCTATTTTCCAGGCAGAGGGATACGACTGTGGAAAGATTGTCATCGAAGCGATTGAGAATGCGGGAACGGACCGCAAAGCTATCAGGGATTACATGGCGACGATGTCTTATCAAGGAGTGACAGGAGACTGTACGTTTGATGAAAATGGAGATGTCAATATTCCTTTGAAACGCTGTATCGTGGAAGAGGGAGAATTTGTACTTTTAGAAGAATAG
- a CDS encoding NAD(P)/FAD-dependent oxidoreductase — protein sequence MRREVVIIGGGPAGLSAAIELAETGAQVLLIDENRQPGGQLFKQIHKFFGSRVHNAGIRGVDIGKKLLEETETLGVEVWLNSAAIGIFEERRVAVLRNGETVTVEAEAILICTGGAENALNFPGWTLPGVMGAGAAQTMVNVNHVLPGKNVLMVGSGNVGVIVTYQLLQAGANVVGIVEAAPKIGAYGVHAAKVRRAGVPFYLNHTIIRAEGESQVKRAVIAQLDQWTPIPGTEKAFDVDVVCIAAGLRPTSELAWMAGVKHIFVPELGGWMPQHSENMQTSVKGIYVAGDTAGVEEASTAMDEGRLAGISIAESLGYLTTKESADRQEETRQRLMALRMGPFGDKRRNAKDRIMGGGC from the coding sequence ATGCGAAGAGAAGTCGTAATCATCGGTGGAGGGCCGGCTGGTTTATCTGCCGCTATTGAACTTGCCGAGACAGGAGCACAAGTGCTTTTGATTGATGAGAATAGGCAGCCTGGAGGACAGCTTTTTAAACAGATACATAAATTTTTTGGTTCCAGAGTGCATAACGCAGGTATCAGGGGTGTGGATATCGGCAAGAAGCTCCTAGAAGAGACAGAGACCTTAGGCGTGGAAGTGTGGCTGAACAGTGCTGCCATCGGAATTTTCGAGGAAAGACGGGTGGCAGTTCTCAGGAACGGGGAGACTGTGACGGTGGAGGCTGAGGCAATTTTAATTTGTACTGGCGGAGCTGAGAATGCCTTGAATTTTCCAGGTTGGACGCTGCCCGGTGTTATGGGAGCTGGGGCGGCTCAGACGATGGTAAATGTAAATCATGTTCTTCCCGGAAAAAATGTGCTGATGGTGGGCTCAGGAAATGTGGGGGTCATCGTTACTTACCAGTTGCTTCAGGCAGGTGCAAACGTGGTTGGAATCGTGGAGGCGGCCCCCAAAATAGGCGCATATGGGGTTCATGCGGCAAAAGTGAGGAGGGCGGGAGTGCCATTTTATCTGAATCATACGATTATCCGAGCAGAAGGGGAAAGTCAGGTGAAAAGAGCAGTCATAGCCCAATTAGATCAGTGGACTCCCATACCAGGAACCGAGAAAGCCTTTGATGTGGATGTGGTCTGCATTGCTGCTGGACTTAGACCTACTTCTGAGCTGGCCTGGATGGCTGGCGTGAAACATATTTTTGTGCCGGAATTGGGTGGATGGATGCCGCAACATTCAGAGAATATGCAGACCAGCGTGAAAGGTATCTATGTGGCAGGTGATACTGCTGGAGTGGAGGAGGCTAGCACAGCAATGGATGAGGGCAGATTAGCAGGAATTTCCATTGCTGAGAGTCTTGGCTATCTGACGACTAAGGAAAGTGCAGACAGGCAGGAAGAGACGCGCCAACGACTTATGGCGCTGCGTATGGGGCCGTTTGGAGATAAAAGAAGGAATGCGAAGGATAGAATTATGGGGGGAGGGTGCTGA
- a CDS encoding NAD(P)/FAD-dependent oxidoreductase has product MSKRQTEVAVIGAGVIGSAVAYYAAKAGFQVALIDAGDSAQFTSSRCDGNVLVSDKMPGYDTSLTARSQELLDELSDELDYDFQWERRGSMLVMENEQEMEMGQKLCEDFKANGITGVHMMDPNELAQREPYLARDLAGGMWFDGDGCLYPMGLCYGLAEGLKKYRGELLLHQPVTMVKKSGKGFVLSTPDYEIWTERVVNCAGIQSARVGAMSGIEIPVKPRQGQILVSEPTVQLAKQKVMEFGYMMAKFQSSDYVRPVTSLMEKYGVALVYEPTGGNNFLLGSSRYFTDMDDVKVDIEVMKAIALRGIRFFPAMADVKVIRSYAGIRAYTPDHMPIISDTVVDGYYVATGHEGDGVGLSAITGVLMTQLLSGEVTEFDMEPLRLSRF; this is encoded by the coding sequence ATGAGTAAGAGACAGACCGAGGTAGCCGTGATCGGAGCAGGGGTGATCGGGTCTGCGGTTGCCTATTATGCGGCAAAGGCAGGTTTTCAGGTGGCTTTGATTGACGCTGGAGACAGCGCACAGTTTACTTCCAGCCGCTGTGATGGAAATGTTTTGGTCAGTGATAAAATGCCTGGTTATGATACGAGTCTGACGGCGAGAAGCCAGGAGCTTCTGGATGAATTGAGTGACGAGTTGGATTATGACTTCCAGTGGGAACGACGGGGCAGCATGTTGGTTATGGAAAATGAGCAAGAGATGGAAATGGGCCAAAAGCTGTGCGAGGATTTTAAGGCAAACGGCATTACTGGGGTCCATATGATGGACCCAAACGAATTGGCCCAGAGAGAGCCCTATCTGGCCAGGGATTTGGCTGGGGGCATGTGGTTTGATGGTGATGGTTGTCTGTATCCGATGGGGCTGTGTTACGGATTGGCGGAGGGACTGAAAAAATACAGGGGAGAACTTCTGCTTCATCAGCCCGTGACGATGGTGAAGAAAAGCGGAAAAGGCTTTGTATTGTCCACACCTGACTATGAAATTTGGACAGAACGGGTGGTGAACTGCGCAGGAATTCAGTCGGCAAGGGTAGGGGCGATGTCAGGGATTGAGATTCCTGTAAAGCCTAGGCAGGGACAGATTTTGGTGTCGGAGCCGACCGTCCAGCTGGCGAAGCAAAAAGTCATGGAATTCGGTTATATGATGGCGAAATTCCAAAGTTCTGACTATGTACGCCCTGTGACGTCTCTGATGGAGAAGTATGGGGTTGCTCTGGTCTATGAACCGACCGGAGGAAACAATTTTCTCCTGGGCAGCAGCCGCTACTTCACAGATATGGATGATGTAAAAGTAGATATAGAAGTGATGAAAGCGATTGCACTCAGAGGAATCCGATTCTTTCCGGCTATGGCTGATGTGAAAGTGATTCGTAGTTATGCGGGAATTCGTGCGTATACACCGGATCATATGCCGATTATTTCAGATACAGTGGTTGACGGTTATTATGTGGCTACCGGACACGAGGGGGATGGGGTTGGACTCTCAGCAATTACAGGTGTTTTGATGACCCAACTGCTGTCGGGAGAAGTCACGGAGTTTGATATGGAACCTTTGAGACTGAGTAGATTTTAG
- a CDS encoding proline racemase family protein: MRAKHVFRTVDTHTAGQPTRTVVSGLPPIPGKTMEEKLLYAKEKYDWVRTLLMCEPRGSNVMSGAILTEPCTPGTDVGVLYMEVGGWMPMCGHDTIGVGTALVECGMVKVAEPYTELKLDTAAGVVTLKIKVSGQKAETVSFVNAPAFMLRSQETVDTKEYGKVTVDIGYGGNFYAIVDVQAVGLDLKRENYRSLIDAGNLLKTYINEQLPVVHPEKPFINETTHIEFIGPSDTPGVYNKDAVVFPPGDIDRSPCGTGTSARCAQLVAEGKLRVGESFVHESFIGSLFRCKAVKETEVAGIPAVIPEVTGSAYMMGMSTFFLDPDDPFPIGFQLS, translated from the coding sequence ATGAGAGCAAAACATGTATTTCGAACTGTGGATACCCATACGGCAGGACAGCCCACCAGGACCGTAGTGTCGGGGCTGCCGCCGATTCCGGGGAAAACGATGGAAGAAAAATTGCTGTATGCAAAGGAAAAATACGATTGGGTGAGGACGCTTTTGATGTGTGAGCCTAGAGGCAGCAATGTGATGTCGGGGGCCATTTTGACAGAACCTTGTACCCCGGGGACGGATGTGGGGGTTTTGTACATGGAAGTAGGCGGATGGATGCCTATGTGCGGGCACGACACCATTGGAGTGGGAACTGCTCTGGTGGAATGCGGAATGGTGAAAGTTGCCGAGCCTTATACAGAGCTGAAGCTGGACACAGCGGCAGGCGTTGTGACTCTGAAGATAAAAGTGAGCGGACAAAAGGCGGAAACGGTGAGTTTTGTGAATGCGCCGGCTTTCATGCTCAGGAGTCAGGAAACTGTGGACACAAAAGAATACGGGAAGGTTACTGTGGACATCGGATACGGCGGAAATTTTTATGCGATTGTCGACGTACAGGCGGTGGGACTGGATTTAAAGAGAGAGAATTACCGAAGCTTGATCGACGCTGGTAATCTGCTGAAAACATACATCAATGAACAGCTTCCAGTGGTACATCCGGAGAAACCATTTATCAATGAGACAACTCATATTGAATTTATAGGTCCATCGGATACCCCAGGTGTCTACAACAAAGATGCGGTAGTTTTTCCGCCGGGGGATATTGATCGTTCACCGTGTGGGACCGGTACTTCGGCCAGATGTGCTCAGCTTGTGGCGGAGGGAAAACTAAGAGTTGGCGAAAGTTTTGTACATGAGAGTTTTATCGGAAGTCTGTTTCGATGTAAAGCAGTGAAGGAGACAGAGGTGGCCGGTATACCGGCGGTGATACCGGAAGTGACTGGAAGCGCTTATATGATGGGAATGAGCACCTTCTTTTTAGATCCTGATGACCCATTTCCGATAGGATTCCAGTTGTCTTAA
- a CDS encoding branched-chain amino acid ABC transporter permease, with protein sequence MFIQNLVNGITLGSVFALIALGYSMVYGVLFFVNFAHADVMMFGAYFSLILLGSNLPLPIAILCSVTMCAIMGVLIEFLAYRALRGSTRLAAMTSAMGVSIILQVLAQLIWGSGTKSIRSHLDFSVTQLNLPGGITISNLQIITLAVAIVMMLGLTLYLRRTRSGKALRSTALDNEAARLMGINTNHVISMTFAIGSGLAAIGGFLVAAQYDAIYPTMSQSVGNKAFAAAILGGIGNIPGAMVGGILIGIAESLGATYISSQYRDAVAFIVLILVLLIKPTGIMAKKSKV encoded by the coding sequence TTGTTTATTCAAAATCTAGTAAACGGTATTACTTTGGGGTCCGTATTTGCTCTGATTGCATTGGGATACAGTATGGTATACGGCGTCCTATTCTTTGTAAATTTTGCCCATGCAGATGTAATGATGTTCGGAGCATATTTTTCATTGATTTTACTGGGCTCAAATTTGCCGCTTCCGATAGCGATTTTGTGTTCCGTGACCATGTGCGCGATTATGGGTGTTTTGATAGAGTTTTTAGCCTACAGAGCGTTGAGAGGCTCTACGAGGTTGGCCGCTATGACCAGTGCGATGGGGGTATCTATTATCTTACAGGTGTTGGCCCAATTGATTTGGGGGTCCGGTACGAAGAGTATTCGTTCTCATTTAGATTTCTCAGTGACACAGCTTAATCTTCCTGGTGGAATTACAATTAGCAATTTGCAGATCATTACCTTAGCGGTAGCTATAGTCATGATGCTCGGGCTGACTTTGTATCTGCGAAGGACAAGATCGGGAAAAGCTCTGAGGTCTACCGCCTTGGACAACGAGGCTGCTAGACTGATGGGAATCAACACAAACCATGTAATCAGCATGACCTTTGCCATCGGTTCAGGGCTTGCAGCTATTGGAGGATTTCTCGTGGCAGCACAATATGACGCCATTTATCCTACCATGAGTCAGTCTGTAGGAAATAAAGCGTTTGCCGCGGCGATTTTAGGCGGAATCGGAAATATACCCGGAGCAATGGTGGGAGGTATTTTAATCGGTATTGCAGAGTCTTTAGGGGCTACTTATATTTCTTCTCAATATCGGGACGCAGTTGCGTTTATTGTCCTGATTCTTGTACTGCTGATTAAACCTACTGGAATCATGGCTAAGAAGAGTAAGGTGTAA